The genomic region CGCGACGCCGGAGACAAGCTCGCCCAGGGCCGCACCGACGCCCCCGTCGTCCTCATCGAGTACGCCGACTTCCAGTGCGGCTACTGCGGGAAGTTCGCCCGGGACACCGAACCCGAACTGATCAAGAGGTACGTCGACGACGGCACCCTGCGCATCGAATGGCGCAACTTCCCGATCTTCGGCGAGGCATCCGAGGCCGCCGCCCGGGCCTCCTGGGCGGCCGGCCGCCAGGACCGCTTCTGGGCCTTCCACCGGGCCGCCTACGCCGAGGACGCCAAGGAGAAGGGCTTCGGCAAGGACCGCCTCAGGGCCCTCGCCCAGCAGGCCGGCGTGAAGGACCTCGACCGTTTCGCGCGCGACACGGACAGCGCGGCCGCCACCGAGGCGGTCCGCGAGGACCGGGAGCAGGCCTACGGGATCGGCGCCACGTCCACACCGTCCTTCCTCATCAACGGCCGCCCCCTGGCCGGCGCCCAGCCCATGGCCGTCTTCACCGAGGCGATCGAGGACGCGGCGGCGGAGGAAGCCAACGTG from Streptomyces sp. QL37 harbors:
- a CDS encoding thioredoxin domain-containing protein; translated protein: MPTPARPSPSAKKPSSARKPMLFGLVVVLAAGLLGFVSYRATAPDAPGSDTPAAATTAGPDPDVYEELAGLARRDAGDKLAQGRTDAPVVLIEYADFQCGYCGKFARDTEPELIKRYVDDGTLRIEWRNFPIFGEASEAAARASWAAGRQDRFWAFHRAAYAEDAKEKGFGKDRLRALAQQAGVKDLDRFARDTDSAAATEAVREDREQAYGIGATSTPSFLINGRPLAGAQPMAVFTEAIEDAAAEEANVGSAGEPK